Proteins co-encoded in one Marinobacter gudaonensis genomic window:
- a CDS encoding TetR/AcrR family transcriptional regulator, which yields MARHPRYDRKIALEKAVGLFWEKGYHGSSMKQIEQTLDMRPGSIYATFGSKDGLFSEALASYAEQGGRELAEHMSRFDSVIEGLQAYLRAIAIGCGQDDAPPSRACMIVKTLLEASNTNPALADQANGILSAIEHSFEELLNRAEARGELVASADSGRLARLLQAQIMGLRAMAERNPEPTALQDLGNDMASLLDAYRSHH from the coding sequence ATGGCCAGACACCCACGCTACGACCGAAAAATCGCCCTGGAAAAGGCCGTTGGCCTGTTCTGGGAGAAGGGCTATCACGGCAGCTCCATGAAGCAGATCGAGCAGACTCTGGATATGCGCCCGGGCAGCATCTACGCCACGTTTGGCAGCAAGGACGGCCTGTTCTCCGAGGCACTTGCCAGCTATGCCGAGCAGGGCGGTCGGGAACTGGCGGAGCACATGAGTCGGTTTGATTCTGTGATAGAGGGCCTGCAGGCCTATCTGCGGGCCATTGCAATCGGCTGCGGCCAGGACGATGCGCCCCCGTCCCGCGCCTGCATGATCGTGAAAACCCTGCTCGAAGCCAGCAACACCAACCCGGCCCTGGCGGATCAGGCTAACGGCATCCTTTCCGCCATCGAACACTCCTTCGAGGAACTGCTGAACCGGGCAGAGGCCCGGGGCGAGCTGGTTGCCTCCGCCGACAGTGGCCGTCTGGCGCGCCTGCTGCAGGCCCAGATCATGGGACTCCGGGCCATGGCCGAGCGGAATCCCGAGCCGACGGCGCTGCAGGACCTGGGCAACGACATGGCCAGCCTTCTGGACGCTTACCGCAGCCACCATTAG
- a CDS encoding NosR/NirI family protein yields the protein MPGRLVLLVACLLVLPPVQAELSDSRRALIQELFPSATVIEDKLPEFPVYPVYQLQELLGYAYESIDHSRLQGFAGKPVSLLIGLDTRGRFTGVKVLNHHEPVFLHGLGEEPLFAFVDQYEGRSLKEQIIVSTSNSSRSGRSADGNVVHFDGVSKATVSVLIINDTVLSSALKVARTKLGGFAQSAPTRAKPDFYEPLSWQQLVDRGYIGHWQITANTVESALGRPLADYPQSVEPPPGEPFAELFFGYINSPMVGRNLFGDEGYERLMQRLDDNAQVLVLMSRGAFPHVSGDFVPGSSPDRVGLAQNNLAVEMRDLNLLDQSLDFRAEGMPSFEASHLFRVGGNAGFNPGAEATLKLNVELARNHLVVDRATLGFPVKFNSDLFEAVERAPDPGASRQPVWVGLWQERWWQITLLVLGLTVLTVFFARQKTLSRNPALVHRFRWGFLLFTLLFIGFYAQGQLSVVNIYTLFLAIWDGFSLDVFLLDPVIFILWTYTFITLFIWGRGLFCGWLCPFGALQEMAAWLGEKLKFRQITVSERWHRRLILLKYPILVGLVGTAFYSLTIAEKLAEVEPFKTSITLFFVRSWPFVLYAVGLLLIGMFIHKFYCRYLCPLGAGLAVLGRLRLFSWLDRVELCGNPCQHCKNECGINAIRKDGRIDYDECIQCLECVVILKDEDQCVDKRLRNKQRAKQPVILATDAAAVSS from the coding sequence ATGCCAGGGCGCCTTGTGCTCCTTGTTGCCTGTCTGTTGGTATTGCCTCCGGTCCAGGCCGAGCTGTCAGACAGCCGGCGGGCGCTGATCCAGGAGCTGTTTCCGTCGGCAACCGTCATTGAAGACAAGCTGCCGGAATTTCCCGTGTACCCCGTTTACCAGCTCCAGGAGTTGCTCGGCTATGCCTACGAAAGCATCGACCACAGCCGACTCCAGGGCTTCGCAGGAAAACCTGTAAGCCTGCTGATCGGCCTGGATACCCGGGGACGCTTTACCGGTGTAAAGGTACTGAACCATCACGAACCGGTGTTTCTCCACGGCCTTGGCGAAGAACCGCTGTTTGCCTTCGTGGATCAATACGAAGGCCGCTCCCTGAAAGAGCAGATCATTGTCAGTACCTCCAATTCCAGCCGTAGCGGTCGCAGTGCCGACGGTAACGTGGTGCACTTCGACGGCGTCAGCAAGGCCACGGTCTCGGTACTGATCATCAACGACACTGTGCTGTCCTCGGCCCTGAAAGTCGCCCGCACAAAGCTCGGGGGTTTTGCCCAGAGCGCACCTACCCGGGCCAAACCGGATTTCTACGAGCCGCTGTCCTGGCAGCAGCTGGTGGATCGCGGCTATATCGGGCACTGGCAGATTACTGCCAATACCGTCGAATCGGCGCTGGGCCGGCCCCTGGCCGACTACCCGCAGAGCGTTGAACCACCGCCCGGCGAACCCTTCGCCGAGCTGTTTTTCGGCTATATCAATTCACCCATGGTCGGACGAAACCTGTTCGGCGATGAAGGCTACGAGCGCCTGATGCAGCGACTCGACGACAACGCCCAGGTCCTTGTTCTCATGTCCCGGGGGGCGTTTCCCCATGTTTCCGGTGACTTTGTTCCCGGCAGCTCCCCGGACCGGGTCGGCCTGGCCCAGAACAACCTGGCGGTGGAAATGCGGGACCTGAACCTGCTGGATCAGAGCCTCGACTTCCGCGCCGAGGGCATGCCCTCGTTCGAGGCAAGCCACCTGTTTCGAGTAGGCGGCAACGCTGGCTTCAATCCGGGAGCCGAGGCCACCCTGAAGCTCAACGTGGAACTGGCTCGCAACCACCTCGTGGTCGACCGGGCCACCCTGGGTTTCCCGGTGAAATTTAACAGCGACCTGTTCGAGGCCGTCGAGCGGGCGCCGGATCCGGGCGCATCCCGGCAACCGGTCTGGGTTGGCCTCTGGCAGGAGCGCTGGTGGCAGATCACCCTGCTCGTCCTGGGACTGACCGTGCTGACCGTCTTCTTCGCCAGGCAGAAAACCCTGAGTCGGAACCCCGCACTGGTACACCGGTTCCGCTGGGGATTCCTGCTGTTCACCCTGTTGTTCATCGGTTTCTATGCCCAGGGCCAGTTGTCGGTGGTGAACATTTACACCCTGTTCCTGGCCATCTGGGACGGCTTCTCACTGGATGTCTTCCTGCTCGACCCGGTTATTTTCATCCTCTGGACCTATACCTTCATCACCCTGTTCATCTGGGGCCGGGGCCTGTTCTGTGGTTGGCTCTGCCCGTTCGGGGCCCTGCAGGAAATGGCGGCCTGGCTTGGCGAAAAACTGAAGTTCCGGCAAATCACGGTGTCAGAGCGCTGGCACAGGCGCCTGATCCTTCTGAAATATCCAATACTGGTCGGCCTGGTGGGCACCGCATTCTACTCGCTGACCATCGCCGAGAAGCTCGCGGAAGTGGAGCCGTTCAAGACCAGTATTACCCTGTTCTTCGTGCGTTCCTGGCCATTCGTGCTCTACGCCGTGGGCCTGTTACTGATTGGCATGTTCATCCACAAGTTTTACTGTCGCTACCTGTGCCCGCTGGGCGCGGGCCTGGCGGTGCTCGGCCGCCTCCGCCTGTTCAGCTGGCTTGACCGGGTGGAGCTTTGCGGCAACCCCTGCCAGCACTGCAAGAACGAATGCGGCATCAACGCCATTCGCAAGGACGGGCGCATCGACTACGACGAATGCATTCAGTGCCTGGAATGCGTGGTGATTCTCAAGGACGAAGACCAGTGTGTGGACAAACGCCTGCGCAACAAACAGCGGGCAAAGCAGCCCGTCATCCTGGCCACTGATGCCGCAGCAGTATCTTCCTGA
- a CDS encoding LOG family protein yields MKIAVYCGSRTGNDPVFADKARELGDYFGRNGIELVFGGGHVGLMGVVADAVLAAGGRVHGVIPEHLRDRELAHGGLTELHVVKNMHERKALMADLADGFVALPGGIGTLEELFEAWTWGQLGLHRKPCAIYNVNGFFDPLLAMVSTMEQAGFLSQQYIDMLVQTDQPESLHRAFEDYQGPGEKWT; encoded by the coding sequence ATGAAAATCGCCGTCTACTGCGGCTCCCGGACCGGCAACGATCCGGTCTTCGCCGACAAGGCCCGGGAACTCGGTGACTATTTCGGGCGGAACGGCATTGAGCTGGTGTTCGGAGGCGGCCATGTCGGCCTTATGGGTGTGGTGGCCGATGCCGTGCTTGCCGCTGGCGGCAGGGTGCACGGGGTTATCCCCGAGCATCTGCGGGACCGGGAGCTGGCCCACGGCGGGCTGACAGAACTGCATGTGGTGAAGAACATGCACGAGCGCAAGGCCCTGATGGCGGACCTGGCGGACGGCTTCGTGGCACTGCCCGGTGGCATCGGCACCCTGGAAGAATTGTTCGAGGCCTGGACCTGGGGCCAGTTGGGGCTGCACCGCAAGCCCTGCGCCATCTACAACGTCAACGGTTTCTTTGATCCGCTACTGGCCATGGTCAGCACCATGGAGCAGGCCGGTTTCCTCAGCCAGCAATACATCGACATGCTGGTACAGACCGACCAGCCCGAGTCTTTGCACCGGGCTTTTGAGGATTACCAGGGCCCGGGAGAAAAGTGGACCTGA
- a CDS encoding ankyrin repeat domain-containing protein, translating to MPNNRHGKPQKPASQKDEDAVAFAQGIFELARNGGAGPLRVMLSAGVPANMRTSDGETLLLLASRNGHTDTVRLLLEQGASADVQDNHGNTARSVAATDEVRRLLDDHGQ from the coding sequence ATGCCCAATAACAGACACGGCAAGCCGCAGAAGCCCGCCAGCCAGAAAGACGAAGACGCCGTTGCCTTCGCCCAGGGCATTTTCGAGCTGGCCCGCAATGGCGGTGCCGGACCGCTCAGAGTGATGCTGAGCGCCGGCGTTCCGGCCAACATGCGCACCAGTGACGGCGAAACCCTGCTGCTGCTGGCGAGCCGCAACGGCCACACGGATACGGTGCGCCTGCTGCTGGAGCAAGGTGCCAGTGCCGATGTGCAGGACAACCACGGCAATACCGCCCGGTCGGTGGCGGCCACAGACGAGGTCCGACGACTGCTGGACGACCACGGCCAGTAA
- the nuoM gene encoding NADH-quinone oxidoreductase subunit M, which translates to MILVWLIVIPFLGGLLCWQADRWGEQAPRWIALGTMLFVLVISLWLWMAGDFVLDGPGHASWLIEWRADWIPRFGIEIHLAMDGLSLILVALTGFLGALAVLCSWHEIGHRIGFFHLNLLWILGGVVGVFLALDLFLFFLFWEMMLVPMYFLIALWGHSGSAGQTRIRAATRFFIYTQASGLLMLVAILALVFIHFDNTGQLSFSYEVLLTTEVPEALAPWLMLGFFVAFAVKLPVVPFHGWLPDAHAQAPTAGSVDLAGILLKTAAYGMLRFALPLFPAESAAFAPVAMTLGLVGIVYGAVVACGQQDIKRLIAYTSISHMGFVLIAIYSGSQLAIQGAVVLMVAHAFSSAGLFILSGQLYERIHTRDMRIMGGLWGRIPVLPGFTLCFVAASLGMPATANFVGEFMILFGTFPAAPVVVVIASTGLVLAAVYSLILMQRVHFGPVYRTGALPGPTPREYLMMLSLVALVILVGLYPQPLLDTTESLSHAVAVLFRSGDGLASALGEVN; encoded by the coding sequence GTGATCCTCGTCTGGCTGATCGTGATTCCGTTCCTGGGCGGTCTGCTGTGCTGGCAGGCGGATCGCTGGGGTGAGCAGGCACCTCGCTGGATTGCTCTGGGCACCATGCTGTTTGTGCTGGTGATCAGTCTCTGGCTGTGGATGGCCGGCGATTTTGTTCTGGACGGTCCCGGCCACGCCTCCTGGCTGATCGAATGGCGGGCGGACTGGATCCCCCGTTTCGGCATCGAGATTCACCTGGCCATGGACGGCCTGTCCCTCATCCTGGTGGCACTGACCGGGTTCCTGGGCGCTCTCGCCGTACTGTGCTCCTGGCATGAAATTGGCCACCGTATCGGCTTTTTCCACCTGAACCTGTTGTGGATTCTCGGCGGCGTGGTGGGCGTGTTCCTGGCCCTGGACCTGTTCCTGTTTTTCCTGTTCTGGGAAATGATGCTGGTGCCCATGTACTTCCTGATCGCGCTCTGGGGCCACAGCGGGTCGGCCGGCCAGACCCGCATCCGTGCGGCCACCCGGTTCTTCATCTACACCCAGGCCAGCGGCCTGCTGATGCTGGTGGCCATTCTGGCGCTGGTGTTCATCCATTTTGACAACACCGGCCAGCTGTCGTTCAGCTACGAAGTGCTGCTGACCACCGAGGTGCCCGAAGCGCTGGCGCCCTGGCTGATGCTCGGATTTTTCGTGGCGTTTGCCGTCAAGTTGCCGGTGGTGCCCTTCCACGGCTGGCTTCCGGATGCCCACGCCCAGGCGCCGACGGCCGGTAGCGTGGACCTGGCCGGTATCCTGCTGAAAACCGCCGCCTACGGCATGCTGCGTTTTGCGCTGCCACTGTTCCCTGCGGAGTCGGCGGCCTTTGCGCCGGTGGCCATGACCCTGGGCCTGGTGGGCATCGTGTACGGCGCCGTGGTGGCCTGTGGCCAGCAGGACATCAAGCGGCTGATCGCCTACACCAGTATTTCCCACATGGGATTTGTGCTCATTGCCATCTATTCCGGCTCCCAGCTGGCGATCCAGGGAGCGGTGGTTTTGATGGTGGCGCATGCGTTCTCCTCAGCCGGCCTGTTCATTCTCAGCGGACAGCTTTACGAACGTATCCACACCCGGGACATGCGGATCATGGGCGGCCTCTGGGGCCGGATACCGGTTTTGCCGGGGTTTACCCTGTGTTTCGTGGCGGCCTCCCTGGGCATGCCGGCCACCGCCAACTTCGTTGGTGAGTTCATGATCCTGTTTGGCACCTTTCCCGCAGCGCCGGTGGTGGTGGTGATCGCTAGCACCGGTCTGGTGTTGGCGGCCGTCTATTCCCTGATTCTCATGCAACGGGTGCATTTCGGCCCGGTGTATCGCACCGGTGCCTTGCCCGGACCAACCCCGCGGGAGTATCTGATGATGCTGAGCCTGGTGGCACTGGTGATTCTGGTAGGCCTGTACCCCCAGCCGCTGCTGGATACCACGGAAAGTCTCTCTCATGCGGTCGCTGTTCTCTTCCGTAGCGGTGACGGGCTCGCGTCGGCCCTCGGGGAGGTAAACTGA
- the yghU gene encoding glutathione-dependent disulfide-bond oxidoreductase: MSDATYTPPKVWKWDSESGGRFASINRPIAGPTHDKELPVGKHPLQLYSLATPNGVKVTVMLEELLELGIKEAEYDAWLIRITEGEQFGSGFVEVNPNSKIPAMMDHSVNPPLRLFESGSILLYLAEKFGAFLPKDTAGRAETLNWLFWQMGSAPMLGGGFGHFYAYAPEYYEYPINRYTMEVKRQLDVLNRQLATHRYIAGDEYTIADMAIWPWYGALVKNKVYEAAEFLEAHTYTHVIRWADEIAKRPAVKRGRVVNRAWGEPESQLHERHDASDFELRTQDKIGDGE; the protein is encoded by the coding sequence ATGAGCGACGCGACCTACACACCACCAAAAGTCTGGAAATGGGACTCCGAGAGCGGGGGTCGGTTCGCCAGTATCAATCGGCCGATCGCCGGCCCGACCCACGACAAGGAACTGCCGGTGGGCAAGCACCCGCTGCAGTTGTATTCCCTGGCCACACCCAACGGGGTAAAGGTGACGGTGATGCTCGAGGAGCTCCTGGAGCTTGGCATCAAGGAGGCCGAGTACGACGCCTGGTTGATCCGGATTACCGAAGGGGAGCAGTTCGGCAGTGGCTTTGTGGAAGTGAACCCGAACTCCAAGATCCCGGCCATGATGGACCACAGCGTGAACCCGCCCCTGCGCCTGTTCGAATCCGGCTCCATCCTGCTGTACCTGGCGGAGAAATTCGGTGCCTTCCTTCCGAAAGACACCGCCGGCCGGGCCGAAACCCTGAACTGGCTGTTCTGGCAGATGGGCAGCGCGCCCATGCTGGGTGGTGGCTTCGGGCATTTCTACGCCTACGCGCCCGAGTACTACGAGTACCCGATTAACCGCTACACCATGGAAGTGAAGCGTCAGCTGGATGTGCTGAACCGTCAGCTGGCAACCCACCGCTACATTGCCGGCGACGAATACACCATCGCCGACATGGCCATCTGGCCCTGGTACGGCGCCCTGGTGAAGAACAAGGTGTATGAGGCGGCGGAATTCCTGGAAGCCCACACCTACACCCACGTGATTCGCTGGGCCGATGAGATTGCCAAGCGCCCGGCGGTGAAGCGGGGCCGAGTGGTCAACCGCGCCTGGGGTGAGCCTGAAAGCCAGCTGCACGAACGCCACGACGCCAGTGATTTCGAGCTGCGGACCCAGGACAAGATCGGGGACGGCGAATGA
- a CDS encoding NAD(P)/FAD-dependent oxidoreductase, whose translation MENLHHIVVVGGGAGGLELVTRLGNKLGKKRKARITLVDAGLTHVWKPLLHEVASGSLDASANEINYRAHARKHHYEFQLGRMSGLDRQNKQVVIAPFHDIDGTEVVPERQIPYDTLVIAVGSTANDFGTPGAQDHCLFLDSLKQARRFHNLLLNAFLRKNHEAFQGSEHTLSISIIGAGATGVELAAELRLASRELPVYGMNHLQPSDVSITVIEAADRILPALPGRISAAATRELEHQRVMVLTGQPVSEVRSDSVVMKDGTELPSEMTIWAAGIKAPGFLAELDGLEVNRSNQLVVEQTLQTTQDVDVFAFGDCAACPQPDSERPVPPRAQAAHQQADTLFRTLCNRLEGEEAVPFVYNDHGSLINFSRYTTVGNLMGNLSGRSMYIEGKVARMFYLSLYRMHQVALHGPVRTGVIWLMDRISRAMHPRLKLH comes from the coding sequence ATGGAAAACCTTCATCACATTGTCGTGGTCGGCGGTGGCGCCGGTGGACTGGAGCTGGTTACCCGGCTGGGCAACAAACTGGGCAAAAAGCGAAAAGCGCGAATCACCCTGGTGGACGCCGGTCTGACCCATGTCTGGAAACCCCTGCTCCACGAAGTTGCCTCCGGCTCGCTGGATGCCAGCGCCAATGAAATCAACTATCGAGCCCACGCCCGCAAGCACCACTACGAATTCCAGCTGGGACGCATGAGTGGCCTGGATCGCCAGAACAAACAGGTGGTGATTGCGCCGTTCCACGACATCGACGGCACCGAGGTGGTCCCGGAACGCCAGATTCCCTACGACACCCTGGTGATTGCCGTGGGCAGCACCGCCAACGATTTCGGCACCCCCGGCGCCCAGGACCACTGCCTGTTCCTGGACAGCCTCAAACAGGCCCGGCGGTTCCACAACCTGCTGCTCAATGCCTTCCTCAGGAAAAACCACGAGGCCTTCCAGGGATCGGAGCACACCCTGAGCATCAGCATCATTGGCGCCGGTGCCACCGGTGTGGAGCTGGCCGCCGAACTGCGCCTGGCGTCCCGTGAGCTGCCGGTGTATGGCATGAATCACCTGCAGCCCTCGGACGTTTCAATTACCGTGATCGAGGCTGCCGATCGCATCCTGCCGGCCCTGCCCGGTCGGATATCGGCGGCCGCCACCCGGGAGTTGGAGCATCAGCGAGTCATGGTGCTCACCGGTCAGCCGGTGAGCGAGGTACGATCCGATTCCGTGGTGATGAAAGACGGCACCGAGCTGCCCTCGGAGATGACCATCTGGGCGGCGGGCATCAAGGCGCCCGGGTTCCTTGCGGAGCTGGACGGACTGGAAGTGAACCGCAGCAATCAGCTGGTGGTCGAGCAGACCCTGCAGACCACCCAGGATGTCGACGTGTTTGCCTTTGGCGACTGTGCCGCCTGCCCCCAGCCAGATTCCGAGCGACCGGTGCCACCCCGGGCCCAGGCCGCACACCAGCAGGCCGACACCCTGTTCAGGACTCTCTGCAACCGGCTGGAAGGTGAGGAGGCTGTGCCGTTCGTCTACAACGACCACGGTTCACTGATCAACTTCAGTCGCTACACCACTGTCGGTAACCTCATGGGCAATCTCTCCGGTCGCAGCATGTACATCGAGGGCAAGGTGGCGCGCATGTTCTACCTGTCCCTGTACCGCATGCACCAGGTGGCCCTGCACGGCCCTGTCCGCACCGGCGTAATCTGGCTGATGGACCGCATCAGCCGGGCCATGCATCCCAGGCTGAAACTCCACTAA
- a CDS encoding YbhB/YbcL family Raf kinase inhibitor-like protein yields MKLEVRGIEEGQPIPEKFAFGVYSEEDHMSFGPNRNPEIVWEGAPEGTKSFAIIMFDPDVPSVADDVNQEGKTVSKDLERVDFFHWLLVDIPANISRIPEGEDSDGVIPKGKEPGPGPIGIRGVNNYTQFLAGNPDMNGTYAGYDGPCPPWNDEIIHHYHFEVHALDVDTLALEGEFDGNDVREAMAGHVLASARVTGTYTLNPDLR; encoded by the coding sequence GTGAAACTAGAGGTTCGAGGCATCGAGGAAGGCCAACCGATTCCGGAGAAATTCGCGTTCGGGGTCTACAGCGAGGAAGACCACATGAGTTTTGGTCCCAACCGGAACCCCGAAATCGTCTGGGAAGGCGCACCGGAGGGCACCAAAAGCTTTGCGATCATCATGTTCGACCCGGACGTGCCCAGTGTGGCGGATGACGTAAACCAGGAAGGCAAGACCGTGTCAAAAGACCTGGAACGGGTGGACTTTTTCCACTGGCTGCTGGTGGACATTCCCGCCAACATCAGCCGCATTCCTGAAGGCGAGGACAGTGACGGTGTCATCCCCAAGGGCAAGGAACCCGGCCCCGGCCCCATTGGCATTCGCGGTGTGAACAATTACACCCAGTTCCTGGCCGGCAATCCGGACATGAACGGCACCTACGCCGGCTACGACGGTCCGTGCCCGCCCTGGAACGATGAAATCATCCATCACTACCACTTCGAAGTACACGCGCTGGATGTCGACACTCTGGCCCTCGAGGGCGAGTTCGACGGCAACGACGTGCGCGAGGCCATGGCCGGGCACGTGCTGGCCAGCGCCCGGGTGACCGGCACCTACACCCTCAACCCGGACTTGCGCTGA
- a CDS encoding spermidine synthase — protein sequence MFNKGEIIHHTRDALGSILVIDYRKHRVLTFNTVFEQSKIDRRYPYLPVHEYNRAMMLPSLFANPGHVTLLGLGGGVMANAFHHLFPDCRIHAIELREAVLETAREFFELPDSERLEVTIADARDTLEKAPPGSTDMILADLYTADRMSPAQAQRQFVDQCARVLAEDGWLVLNYHRTPDIDGPYFRRLKRYFAVLLTFRSKSNNTVVYASKHHFQSVHPRDPILDDFEARLPIDWRRLMAKVTRME from the coding sequence ATGTTCAACAAAGGCGAGATTATCCATCACACCCGGGATGCCCTGGGCAGCATTCTGGTGATCGACTACCGCAAGCACCGGGTGCTGACCTTCAACACGGTGTTCGAGCAGAGCAAGATTGACCGCCGCTACCCGTACCTGCCCGTGCACGAATACAACCGGGCCATGATGCTGCCCTCGCTGTTCGCCAACCCCGGGCATGTCACGCTCCTGGGCCTTGGCGGGGGCGTTATGGCAAACGCGTTCCACCACCTGTTCCCGGATTGCCGGATCCACGCCATTGAGTTGCGGGAAGCGGTGCTGGAGACGGCTCGGGAGTTTTTCGAGCTGCCCGACAGCGAGCGGCTTGAAGTCACCATCGCCGATGCCCGGGACACCCTGGAGAAGGCGCCGCCCGGAAGCACCGACATGATCCTGGCCGACCTGTACACGGCCGACCGGATGAGCCCTGCCCAGGCCCAGCGGCAGTTTGTGGACCAGTGCGCGCGGGTGCTGGCCGAAGACGGCTGGCTGGTGCTGAACTATCACCGGACACCGGACATCGACGGCCCCTATTTCCGGCGGCTGAAGCGCTATTTCGCAGTGCTGCTGACGTTCCGTAGCAAGAGCAACAACACCGTGGTGTACGCCAGCAAACACCACTTCCAGTCTGTGCATCCCAGGGACCCGATACTGGACGACTTCGAGGCCCGGCTGCCCATCGACTGGCGGCGCCTGATGGCCAAGGTCACGCGGATGGAATAG
- the nuoN gene encoding NADH-quinone oxidoreductase subunit NuoN, translated as MMLTAADLLTLLPLIIVGSTAVLAMLAIAWRRRHGLTAVLSGAGLLLALVALPLVPGGAPPLMAVDGLALMAGTLVLLSALVTVILSHHYLTGYIGPKEEFYLLLLCATAGALGLVASDHLAMLFISLELLSMPLYGMLAYSFRAEKSLEAGIKYLVLSAAATAFLLFGMALIYARTGFLDLDGVAGALSGEADVWMLAGAALMIVGLGFKLSVVPFHLWTPDVYQGGPAPATIFLATVSKLAVFVVLLRLVLAAPVFHSEWLQTLITVLALLTMLGGNLLALFQANLKRLLGYSSIAHFGYLLVVIVAGNALATETTGVYLITYLVTTLTAFGVVTLLSSPFGGEDADGLPVYRGLFWRRPYLAAVMTVSFLSLAGIPLTAGFIGKFYVIALGVAEGRWWLVGGIVAGSAIGLYYYLRVMVTLYLPEPGMRRRDVSNDWGSRLGGITLMALAVTILVLGIYPAPMIDWVQELSIG; from the coding sequence CTGATGCTGACCGCTGCCGACCTGCTGACACTACTACCGCTGATCATCGTAGGTTCCACGGCGGTGTTGGCCATGCTGGCCATTGCCTGGCGGCGTCGCCACGGACTCACCGCCGTGCTGTCCGGGGCCGGCCTGCTGCTGGCCCTGGTGGCGCTGCCTCTGGTGCCCGGCGGCGCGCCACCGCTGATGGCGGTGGACGGGCTGGCCCTGATGGCAGGCACCCTGGTGCTGCTGTCGGCATTGGTGACGGTGATCCTCAGCCACCACTACCTGACCGGCTACATCGGTCCCAAGGAAGAGTTCTATCTGCTGCTGCTGTGCGCCACCGCCGGTGCCCTCGGGCTGGTGGCCAGCGATCACCTGGCCATGCTGTTCATCAGTCTGGAACTGCTCTCCATGCCCCTGTACGGCATGCTGGCCTACAGCTTCCGGGCGGAAAAGTCCCTGGAGGCGGGCATCAAGTACCTGGTGCTCTCCGCCGCGGCCACCGCATTCCTGCTGTTCGGCATGGCGCTGATCTACGCGCGCACCGGTTTTCTCGATCTGGACGGCGTTGCAGGCGCCCTGTCGGGAGAGGCGGATGTCTGGATGCTGGCCGGCGCTGCGCTGATGATTGTGGGCCTGGGGTTCAAACTGTCGGTGGTGCCATTCCACTTGTGGACGCCGGACGTCTATCAGGGTGGGCCGGCGCCAGCCACCATCTTCCTGGCCACGGTCAGCAAACTGGCGGTCTTCGTAGTGTTACTGCGCCTGGTGCTGGCGGCGCCGGTGTTCCACAGTGAGTGGTTACAGACACTGATTACCGTGCTGGCCCTGCTGACCATGCTTGGCGGCAACCTGCTGGCGCTATTCCAGGCCAACCTCAAGCGGCTGCTGGGGTATTCGTCCATTGCCCACTTTGGCTACCTGCTGGTAGTGATTGTTGCCGGAAACGCTTTGGCCACGGAGACCACCGGCGTCTACCTGATCACCTACCTGGTCACCACCCTGACCGCCTTCGGTGTGGTAACCCTGCTGTCCAGCCCGTTCGGTGGCGAGGATGCCGATGGCCTGCCGGTCTACCGGGGCCTGTTCTGGCGCCGGCCCTACCTGGCGGCGGTGATGACGGTAAGCTTCCTGTCGCTGGCGGGCATTCCTCTGACGGCCGGGTTCATCGGCAAGTTCTATGTGATTGCCCTGGGCGTGGCCGAGGGCCGCTGGTGGCTGGTGGGCGGTATCGTGGCCGGCAGTGCCATTGGCCTGTACTACTACCTGCGGGTGATGGTGACCCTGTACCTGCCCGAGCCGGGCATGCGCCGCCGGGATGTCAGCAACGACTGGGGCAGCCGGCTGGGGGGCATCACCCTGATGGCGCTGGCGGTGACCATCCTCGTGCTCGGTATCTACCCCGCCCCGATGATCGACTGGGTGCAGGAGCTGAGTATCGGTTAG